A single window of Salvia splendens isolate huo1 chromosome 6, SspV2, whole genome shotgun sequence DNA harbors:
- the LOC121807211 gene encoding long-chain-alcohol O-fatty-acyltransferase-like, with amino-acid sequence MDPEIQNFISVWLTAAASLIYCHQIAARVPSGAARLLSLLPIMYLFTTLPLRLSSFHLGGPTIFYLVWLGNSKLLLFSFDQPPLSATPPLSLPNFLSTALLPIKHTSPSPSIAKSASKNKTPKIAIFAIKCGLLAFIVSLYSYREFMNPYLIYVLYCCHVYLGVELILASTAAPVAALGLQLEPQFDEPYLATSLGDFWGRRWNLVAGGMLRATVYVPVRRALGGGRREAAVVATFAASGLMHELIYYYLSRDKPTWEVTWFFVLHGFLVAVEGGMKSALGGRWRLPAAVARPLTVGIVAVTGAWLFFPQVIRSGLDLKAIDEYYVVLRFLRKSFNSI; translated from the coding sequence ATGGATCCCGAGATCCAAAACTTCATCTCTGTATGGCTCACCGCCGCCGCATCCCTAATTTACTGCCACCAAATCGCCGCCCGCGTCCCGTCCGGCGCGGCCAGGCTCCTCTCCCTCCTCCCAATAATGTACCTCTTCACCACCCTCCCCCTCCGCCTCTCCTCCTTCCACCTCGGCGGCCCCACCATCTTCTACCTCGTTTGGCTCGGCAACTCCAAGctcctcctcttctccttcGATCAGCCCCCTCTCTCCGCCACGCCGCCGTTATCTCTCCCCAACTTCCTCTCCACCGCCCTCCTCCCCATCAAACACACCTCACCATCTCCGTCCATCGCCAAATCCGCATCCAAAAACAAAACCCCCAAAATCGCAATTTTCGCCATCAAATGCGGGCTTCTCGCATTCATCGTCAGCCTGTACAGTTACAGAGAGTTTATGAATCCGTATCTGATCTACGTGCTCTACTGCTGCCACGTGTACCTCGGCGTGGAGCTGATCCTCGCGTCCACCGCGGCGCCGGTGGCCGCGCTGGGGCTGCAGCTGGAGCCGCAGTTCGACGAGCCGTACCTCGCCACGTCGCTGGGGGATTTCTGGGGGCGGCGGTGGAACCTCGTCGCCGGAGGGATGCTGCGCGCCACCGTGTACGTCCCCGTGCGGCGCGCGCTCGGGGGCGGGAGGCgggaggcggcggtggtggcgacgTTCGCGGCGTCGGGGCTGATGCACGAGCTCATATATTACTACCTGTCGCGTGATAAGCCCACGTGGGAGGTGACGTGGTTCTTTGTGTTGCACGGGTTTCTTGTGGCCGTGGAGGGCGGGATGAAGTCGGCGCTCGGGGGGCGGTGGAGGCTGCCGGCGGCGGTGGCGAGGCCGCTGACGGTGGGGATTGTGGCGGTGACGGGTGCGTGGCTGTTTTTCCCTCAGGTGATAAGGAGTGGATTGGATCTCAAGGCCATTGATGAATACTACGTTGTTCTGCGTTTTCTTCGTAAATCTTTTAATTCAATATGA
- the LOC121810079 gene encoding cell division protein FtsZ homolog 1, chloroplastic-like, which yields MATLRISNPASELSHSHSSMAHISVGFSPLLSKNARCNISSTHRSRNIYTSKRHHTAVYCSFIPTDSAKIKVVGVGGGGNNAVNRMIGSSLQGVDFYAINTDAQSLLQSAAENPIQIGELLTRGLGTGGNPLLGEQAAEESKEAIANSLKGSDMVFITAGMGGGTGSGAAPVVAQIAKEAGYLTVGVVTYPFSFEGRKRSTQALEAIEKLQKNVDTLIVIPNDRLLDIADEQTPLQDAFFLADDVLRQGVQGISDIITIPGLVNVDFADVKAVMKDSGTAMLGVGVSSSKNRAEEAAEQATLAPLIGSSIQSATGVVYNITGGKDITLQEVNRVSQVVTSLADPSANIIFGAVVDERYNGEIHVTIIATGFTQSFQKTLLTDPRGAKLLEKAGSLNSSKSPVALGSSASSVNANKLPSRRLFF from the exons ATGGCGACTCTCAGAATTTCGAATCCAGCCTCTGAATTATCACACTCTCATTCGTCCATGGCCCACATTTCCGTGGGCTTTTCGCCGTTGCTAAGCAAAAATGCACGCTGCAACATCTCTTCAACTCATCGCTCCAGAAATATCTACACCTCCAAACGCCACCACACTGCGGTTTACTGCTCCTTCATACCTACGGACTCCGCCAAGATTAAGGTCGTCGGCGTCGGAGGCGGAGGCAACAATGCCGTCAATCGTATGATTGGTAGTAGCTTGCAG GGAGTGGACTTCTACGCCATAAACACGGATGCTCAATCTCTTCTGCAATCTGCTGCGGAGAATCCTATTCAGATTGGGGAGCTTTTGACTCGTGGACTTG GTACTGGTGGAAACCCACTTTTGGGTGAACAAGCTGCAGAGGAGTCGAAGGAAGCTATTGCAAACTCTCTCAAGGGGTCGGATATGGTGTTTATAACTGCTGGAATGGGGGGTGGTACAGGTTCTGGTGCAGCTCCGGTTGTTGCACAAATTGCTAAGGAAGCAGGGTACCTGACTGTTGGTGTTGTTACCTACCCGTTCAGCTTTGAGGGACGCAAAAGATCTACACAG GCTCTTGAAGCAATTGAAAAGCTGCAGAAAAATGTGGATACACTTATCGTGATTCCAAATGATCGTCTTCTGGATATTGCTGATGAACAGACCCCCCTTCAAGATGCTTTTTTCCTAGCTGATGATGTTCTCCGTCAAGGTGTCCAAGGGATATCTGATATAATCACA ATACCTGGTCTGGTAAATGTGGATTTTGCAGATGTTAAGGCAGTCATGAAAGATTCTGGTACTGCTATGCTTGGAGTGGGTGTTTCCTCTAGCAAGAACCGTGCTGAAGAAGCAGCCGAACAAGCCACACTGGCTCCATTGATTGGCTCTTCCATCCAATCTGCTACCGGAGTTGTTTACAATATTACTGGTGGAAAGGATATAACACTTCAAGAAGTGAATAGGGTGTCGCAG GTTGTTACGAGTTTAGCAGACCCTTCTGCGAATATTATATTTGGTGCAGTTGTGGATGAGCGATATAATGGAGAGATACACGTTACTATTATTGCAACTGGGTTCACTCAGTCATTTCAAAAGACACTTCTGACTGACCCAAGGGGTGCAAAGCTGTTGGAGAAGGCAGGCAGCCTAAACAGCAGCAAGTCCCCAGTGGCACTCGGCTCTTCTGCCTCGTCCGTCAATGCTAATAAGCTGCCTTCTCGAAGACTCTTCTTTTAG
- the LOC121809324 gene encoding serine/threonine-protein phosphatase PP-X isozyme 2-like, with protein MSDLDRQIEQLKRCEPLTEYQVKDLCLKAIEILVEESNVQRVDAPVTICGDIHGQFYDMKELFRVGGDCPKTNYLFLGDFVDRGFYSVETFLLLLALKVRYPDRITLIRGNHESRQITQVYGFYDECLRKYGSINVWRYCTEIFDYLSLSALIDNKIFCVHGGLSPAISTLDQIRTIDRKQEVPHEGAMCDLLWSDPEDIVDGWGLSPRGAGFLFGGSVVTTFNHSNNIDYICRAHQLVMEGYKWMFNEQIVTVWSAPNYCYRCGNIAAILELDENLEKKFRVFEAAPLESRGAPVKKPPPDYFL; from the exons ATGTCTGACCTAGACCGCCAAATTGAACAGTTGAAGAGATGCGAGCCGCTCACCGAATACCAAGTCAAGGATCTCTGCCTCAAAGCCATCGAAATCCTCGTCGAAGAGAGCAATGTTCAACGCGTTGACGCCCCCGTCACT ATTTGCGGAGACATACATGGGCAGTTCTATGACATGAAAGAGCTTTTTAGAGTTGGAGGTGATTGTCCAAAAACGAACTACTTGTTTCTTGGAGATTTTGTTGATAGAGGATTTTACTCCGTTGAGACATTCCTGCTTCTGCTTGCCCTGAAG GTACGGTATCCTGATAGGATAACACTTATCAGAGGGAACCATGAGAGCCGACAGATAACTCag GTCTATGGTTTCTATGATGAGTGTCTACGGAAATACGGTTCTATCAATGTTTGGAGATATTGCACCGAAATTTTTGATTACTTAAG CTTGTCAGCACTCattgataataaaatattttgtgttcATGGTGGTTTGTCTCCTGCGATATCCACATTAGACCAG ATTCGTACAATAGATCGAAAGCAAGAAGTACCTCATGAAGGTGCCATGTGTGATCTTCTCTGGTCAGATCCAGAAGACATTGTTGACGGATGGGGTCTCAGTCCACGTGGTGCAGGCTTTTTATTTGGTGGAAGTGTTGTCACTACATTTAACCACTCAAATAACATTGACTATATATGCCGTGCCCATCAGCTGGTAATGGAAGGTTATAAATGGATGTTTAATGAGCAGATAGTTACAGTCTGGTCAGCTCCAAATTACTGCTACAG ATGTGGAAACATTGCTGCAATTCTTGAGCTAGATGAAAACCTTGAAAAGAAGTTTCGTGTATTTGAAGCAGCTCCGCTG GAATCGAGAGGAGCACCGGTGAAGAAGCCTCCTCCTGATTACTTTTTATAA
- the LOC121807437 gene encoding rho GDP-dissociation inhibitor 1-like has protein sequence MGSDSDRDPDIESDSEGNVSRHHSQSSCPTEDDEDLSLHLGPKVSLKEHLEKDKDDESLRRWKEQLIGSVDANAVEENQEPDVKILSLAIVSPGRPDVLLPITEGENPKGLWFTLKEGSHYHLKFNIKVSNDIVCGLKYTNTVWKTGVKVDSSKEMLGTFSPQADPYTQEMPEETTPAGIFARGQYTARSKFVDDDNKCYLDINYTFDIQKDWSKH, from the exons ATGGGATCTGATTCAGATAGAGATCCCGACATAGAATCCGATTCGGAAGGGAATGTGAGCCGGCATCACAGTCAATCTTCATGCCCTACCGAAGATGATGAAGACTTGAGCTTGCATTTAGGCCCAAAAGTTAGCCTCAAGGAACATCTCGAGAAAGACAAG GATGATGAGAGCTTAAGGAGGTGGAAGGAGCAATTGATTGGAAGTGTTGATGCTAATGCTGTTGAAG AGAATCAAGAACCGGACGTAAAAATCTTGAGCCTAGCGATAGTGTCGCCAGGAAGGCCGGATGTTTTGCTTCCAATCACGGAAGGCGAAAACCCTAAAGGGTTGTGGTTTACTCTCAAGGAAGGAAGCCATTACCATCTCAAATTCAATATCAAAGTCAGCAACGACATCGTTTGCGGCCTCAAGTATACCAACACTGTTTGGAAGACTGGAGTCAAAG TTGATAGCTCCAAAGAAATGCTGGGAACGTTTAGCCCTCAAGCAGACCCTTATACACAAGAAATGCCCGAAGAGACTACTCCTGCTGGCATTTTTGCTAGAGGACAATACACTGCAAGATCTAAG TTTGTTGATGATGACAATAAGTGCTACTTGGACATCAACTACACTTTTGACATCCAGAAAGACTGGTCCAAACATTGA